One Patescibacteria group bacterium DNA window includes the following coding sequences:
- a CDS encoding lamin tail domain-containing protein: MKKQGGYIVVFILALIGAGFFYGQKTRASQNILISEIQIYPTESRFIELYNPNSLPVDLTNWYLQRKTQSGASFSSLISKTYFSGKIIGANSYFLISRSSLDGSDIVLSGLTLSEANIIQLKDANGDVVNKVGWGDANDCQGACALTPAESQSLGRKLENSIFIDTGDNANDFAINSCPSPKAQSAVCQTTGDNQPGDGNNPATSTPPAIIDNETAATSTASTSPQFSKVNFGDVLINELVSDPADNENEWIEIYNKTYREIDLTGWWIEEGGKAKTILSGKLGASGAGRYKIIDKPVGSLNNGGDIVILYDASGRIIDQVAYGGWDDGDIGNNAAAASDPLSLARKFDGYNTYNNLNDFAITSTPTKGAGNIIKIEDEVSSEAKAKFDFSSDIFISEILPNPDGDDAKLEFMEIYNAGKREVNLTGWSLSNEDNKKVNLEKIATSTIIRAGEYLVFFRPRSKIVLHNDQGQIKLFQPLADKPFIIVDYKNTKEGWSYNLADFKIKDEWVWSETITPGAMNVFKAINHLPEVEFSFSKEVLAGRPVIFDSSDANDQDGDKLKFSWDFGDGFKNDLANPEHTYLKVGVYKISLEVSDGQGTTTKEKSIKVFDSFEGISDVSEIDLNVEIPINSPLPRGAVINEIFPNPAGADTGEEWLELKNQSAEQINLLNWRVENSNGKYKFNNVELLDAGIFYVLDNSVSRLAFKNTDDTIRLYNDLDELVDQVEYAGAVQGEAYARGANGNWFWTTRLTPAEENIISLAGSKSEIITKVSAAAGADGYIETTLEKVKELDIGSLVKVKGTVAVEPGILGVQIFYIVGSPGMQIYNYKKDFPVLRVGDYIEVTGELAQTQGEFRIKTKDKNDIKIAGSKQTPQALAVKSDEVSEENIGQLITITGEITDKKSSSLYVDDGSDETFVYIKQNTGISAKSLVAGQKVAVTGILSKTQTGLRLLPRYQEDIVLINSADGLEPQVLGETVEAEEWNLAERDKKLELFKYLLIIAGGVIIALGILFIKSKRKS, encoded by the coding sequence ATGAAAAAGCAAGGAGGATATATAGTTGTTTTTATCCTAGCGCTTATCGGCGCGGGATTTTTTTATGGGCAAAAAACTCGGGCCAGTCAAAATATTTTAATCAGCGAAATCCAAATTTATCCGACCGAAAGCCGATTTATAGAGCTTTACAACCCCAATAGCTTGCCGGTAGATTTAACAAATTGGTATTTACAGAGAAAAACCCAGAGCGGCGCCAGCTTCAGCTCGTTAATTTCCAAAACTTATTTTTCCGGGAAAATAATCGGCGCCAATAGTTATTTTTTAATTTCCCGGAGCTCTTTAGACGGCAGTGATATTGTTTTAAGCGGCTTAACTCTTAGCGAGGCAAATATAATTCAGCTTAAAGACGCTAACGGCGATGTCGTCAATAAAGTCGGCTGGGGCGATGCTAATGACTGCCAGGGCGCTTGTGCCTTAACTCCGGCGGAAAGTCAAAGCCTTGGAAGAAAGCTGGAAAATAGTATTTTTATTGATACGGGCGATAATGCTAATGATTTTGCGATTAATAGCTGCCCGAGCCCTAAAGCGCAATCAGCCGTTTGCCAAACTACCGGCGATAATCAGCCGGGCGATGGGAATAATCCCGCCACTTCAACGCCGCCGGCGATAATAGATAATGAAACCGCGGCCACTTCAACCGCCTCGACTTCGCCGCAGTTTAGCAAGGTTAATTTCGGCGATGTTTTAATAAATGAGTTGGTGTCTGATCCGGCGGATAATGAAAACGAGTGGATTGAGATATATAATAAAACTTACCGCGAAATTGATCTAACCGGCTGGTGGATTGAAGAGGGCGGTAAGGCGAAAACTATTTTAAGCGGCAAGCTAGGCGCCAGCGGAGCCGGTCGCTATAAAATAATTGATAAACCGGTCGGCAGCTTAAATAATGGCGGCGATATAGTAATTTTATATGACGCGAGCGGAAGAATTATTGACCAGGTTGCTTACGGCGGCTGGGACGACGGCGATATCGGGAATAACGCGGCCGCGGCCAGCGACCCTTTAAGCTTAGCCAGGAAATTTGACGGCTATAATACTTATAATAATTTAAATGATTTCGCTATAACTTCAACGCCGACTAAAGGCGCCGGCAATATTATTAAAATTGAAGATGAAGTAAGTTCGGAAGCTAAGGCTAAATTTGATTTTTCAAGCGATATTTTTATTTCCGAAATATTGCCTAACCCGGACGGCGATGACGCTAAATTAGAATTTATGGAAATATATAACGCGGGCAAGCGGGAAGTTAATTTAACCGGCTGGAGTTTAAGCAATGAAGATAATAAAAAAGTTAATTTGGAAAAAATCGCCACCAGCACGATTATCAGGGCCGGAGAATATCTGGTTTTTTTCAGGCCGCGCTCTAAAATAGTTTTGCATAATGACCAGGGGCAAATAAAATTATTTCAGCCCTTGGCCGATAAGCCGTTTATAATCGTGGATTATAAAAATACTAAAGAAGGTTGGAGCTATAATCTGGCTGATTTTAAAATAAAAGATGAATGGGTTTGGAGCGAAACTATAACGCCGGGCGCGATGAATGTATTTAAAGCAATTAATCATCTGCCGGAAGTTGAATTCAGTTTTTCCAAAGAAGTTTTAGCCGGCCGGCCGGTAATTTTTGACAGTTCTGACGCTAATGATCAGGACGGCGATAAATTAAAATTCAGCTGGGACTTCGGTGACGGCTTTAAAAATGATTTAGCCAATCCGGAGCATACATATTTAAAAGTCGGAGTTTATAAAATTAGTTTAGAGGTTAGCGACGGACAAGGCACGACTACCAAGGAGAAGAGCATAAAAGTGTTTGACAGTTTTGAGGGAATTAGTGATGTTAGTGAGATTGATTTAAATGTTGAAATCCCCATTAATTCCCCTTTACCAAGGGGAGCGGTGATCAACGAAATTTTTCCCAATCCGGCCGGCGCGGATACGGGCGAGGAATGGCTGGAATTAAAAAATCAAAGCGCGGAGCAAATAAATTTATTAAATTGGCGGGTGGAAAACAGCAATGGCAAATATAAATTTAATAACGTGGAGCTGCTCGACGCCGGCATTTTTTATGTTTTGGATAATAGTGTAAGCCGGCTGGCATTTAAAAATACTGACGATACTATTAGATTATATAACGATCTTGATGAATTGGTTGACCAGGTTGAATACGCCGGCGCGGTTCAAGGCGAAGCTTACGCCCGCGGCGCCAACGGCAATTGGTTCTGGACGACTAGATTGACGCCGGCGGAAGAAAATATTATCAGTTTGGCCGGCAGTAAAAGCGAAATAATAACTAAAGTATCCGCGGCCGCCGGCGCTGACGGTTATATTGAAACTACGCTGGAAAAAGTTAAAGAGCTGGATATCGGCAGTCTGGTTAAAGTCAAAGGCACGGTAGCGGTTGAACCCGGCATCTTAGGCGTACAGATATTTTATATTGTCGGCTCGCCCGGCATGCAAATTTATAATTATAAAAAAGATTTTCCGGTTTTGCGTGTCGGCGACTATATTGAAGTGACCGGCGAATTAGCGCAGACACAAGGCGAATTCAGGATAAAAACCAAAGATAAAAACGATATTAAAATAGCCGGCAGCAAACAAACACCGCAGGCCTTAGCCGTTAAGAGCGATGAAGTCAGCGAAGAAAACATCGGCCAGCTTATAACCATCACCGGCGAAATTACGGATAAAAAAAGTTCTTCGCTTTATGTTGATGACGGCAGTGATGAAACCTTTGTTTATATCAAGCAAAATACCGGCATCAGCGCTAAAAGTTTAGTAGCCGGGCAAAAGGTTGCGGTAACCGGCATTTTAAGCAAAACCCAAACCGGCCTTAGATTGCTGCCGCGCTATCAGGAAGATATTGTTTTAATCAATTCGGCGGACGGGCTAGAGCCCCAAGTTTTAGGCGAGACAGTAGAAGCCGAAGAATGGAATTTAGCCGAGCGAGATAAAAAATTGGAATTGTTTAAGTATTTATTGATTATCGCCGGGGGTGTTATAATAGCCTTAGGCATTTTATTTATAAAAAGCAAAAGAAAAAGTTAA
- a CDS encoding HD domain-containing protein, translated as MKNLHKRVDYLMISGSYVPRFFGLHPGLARKQRKNSGRLFSAYSAESVSLKKFFSPLHPEIYLIPGDMFGEVRDEFGENIGFERMNFPFSSYDFFIDEDAKGAFEYIKHSPLFFRLGQIPQLCYLVPPRQTTSRRNENIWYLAPLFPHTRWLHSLLTGILAELILARNGFSAKERAPFVLAAAFHDIAMPAGGDSIVRIDKKNLHEENNFLWVLRREGVLEELEKKFNFDAVKAERWIRGQEMPGKLIDIADKMSYVAMDCYYVGLNQKGMIRKFCQKNPLVMDVWQDVRIDKKSQQIYFESAERLYRFLLLRAYEHSEFLLNPYSRSMDFYLTKMTKVLYNKGLISREDLLIYGNSWLEGKLQQIFPGNFKTIICPDELRWRKFSTENEQLVFAKRIGSRLDHLDNIKGFNPGLDWLVKSGGEITPLINTLKPSQVEKMRKIVASTKGYYVYYNPDG; from the coding sequence GTGAAAAATTTGCATAAGCGAGTTGATTATTTAATGATTTCTGGAAGCTATGTACCAAGGTTTTTCGGTCTGCACCCCGGGCTTGCGCGCAAGCAGAGAAAAAACTCTGGTCGTTTATTTAGCGCGTATTCAGCGGAAAGCGTCAGTTTAAAGAAATTTTTTTCTCCGCTTCATCCGGAGATTTATTTGATCCCCGGCGATATGTTCGGCGAGGTTAGAGACGAATTTGGCGAAAATATCGGGTTTGAGCGCATGAATTTTCCTTTTAGTTCATACGATTTCTTCATAGATGAGGATGCTAAAGGGGCGTTTGAGTATATCAAGCATTCGCCATTATTTTTTCGTTTGGGGCAGATACCGCAGCTTTGCTATTTAGTGCCTCCGCGGCAGACCACGAGCAGAAGAAACGAAAATATCTGGTATTTAGCGCCGTTATTTCCTCATACTCGCTGGCTGCACTCGCTTCTTACCGGGATATTGGCTGAATTGATTTTAGCTCGTAATGGATTTTCAGCTAAAGAGAGAGCGCCATTTGTTTTAGCGGCTGCTTTCCACGACATCGCTATGCCAGCAGGAGGGGATTCTATCGTTAGGATTGATAAAAAAAATCTGCATGAAGAAAATAATTTTCTTTGGGTTCTTAGGCGGGAGGGAGTATTAGAAGAACTAGAAAAAAAGTTTAATTTTGACGCAGTTAAAGCAGAGCGTTGGATTCGCGGGCAGGAAATGCCGGGCAAGTTGATAGATATCGCTGACAAAATGTCATATGTGGCCATGGACTGTTATTATGTCGGCTTAAACCAAAAAGGCATGATTCGCAAGTTTTGCCAAAAAAATCCTTTAGTCATGGACGTATGGCAGGATGTTAGGATAGATAAAAAGAGCCAGCAAATCTATTTTGAAAGCGCGGAAAGATTATATCGTTTTTTGCTGTTGCGTGCTTATGAACACAGCGAATTTCTTCTTAATCCTTATTCCAGGTCAATGGATTTTTATTTAACTAAAATGACTAAGGTTTTGTATAATAAGGGATTGATAAGCCGCGAGGATTTGCTTATTTATGGTAATTCTTGGCTGGAGGGAAAGTTGCAGCAGATATTTCCCGGTAATTTTAAAACAATAATTTGCCCGGACGAACTTCGCTGGAGAAAATTTTCAACCGAAAATGAGCAACTGGTTTTTGCCAAAAGAATCGGCAGCAGACTTGATCATTTGGATAATATTAAAGGTTTTAATCCAGGGCTGGATTGGCTGGTTAAATCCGGCGGCGAGATAACGCCGTTAATTAATACTTTAAAGCCAAGCCAAGTTGAGAAAATGCGAAAAATCGTTGCCTCAACTAAGGGTTACTATGTTTATTATAACCCAGACGGGTAA
- the ppsA gene encoding phosphoenolpyruvate synthase, translating into MPQFIKFFEETTIKDVPEVGGKNASLGEMYKNLAGQGIKVPNGFATTAEAYNYLLEQTHLKENIKKTLDGLNTHNVTDLAKRGAAVRKLIIATAFPEDLSRDIILAYKKLSQFYKTANLHVAVRSSATAEDLPDASFAGQQETFLNISGEAELLLAVKKCLASLFTNRAISYRVDKGFDHFKIALSVGVQKMIRSDLAASGVTFTIDTESGFNNVVLVSSIYGLGENIVQGKVDPDEFYIFKPTKTIISRSISTKKIKMIYNSNPKRPVKDVKVPADRQRQQSITDAQVLQLADWAMRIEKHYGRPMDIEWALDGKENQLYIIQARPETIHSVRDLSVIEEYVLEKKSKILSAGKSVGNRIGAGIANRIMDISSIAKFKPGEVLVTDMTDPDWEPIMKIASAIVTDKGGRTCHAAIVSRELGIPCVVGTGDVSRKIKTGQAITVSCAEGDLGFVYDGKLPFKINKTSIKNLGKPKTKIMMNIGSPDIAFLSSFIPNDGVGLAREEFIVNDQIKIHPLALINYPKLKDKKAKKKIDELTAGYEDKKQYYIDKLAQGIAMLTAAFYPKDVIIRLSDFKTNEYANLIGGVEYEPVEANPMIGWRGASRYYDPKYQPAFVLECLALKKVRDEMGLKNLKVMVPFCRTVEEGKKVIEIMAKNGLKQHVDGLEIYVMAEIPTNIILAEQFAAVFDGFSIGSNDLTQLTLGIDRDSGILNVAGASNEKNQSVKDLIKSLISAAKKTKTKVGICGQAPSDFPDFAQFLVECGIDSISLNPDTVIKTTLAILETEKKLNK; encoded by the coding sequence ATGCCGCAATTCATTAAATTCTTTGAAGAAACCACTATTAAAGATGTGCCGGAAGTCGGTGGTAAAAACGCCTCGCTCGGCGAAATGTACAAAAATTTAGCCGGCCAAGGCATAAAAGTGCCTAACGGCTTTGCCACTACGGCTGAAGCTTATAATTATCTTTTAGAGCAAACTCATCTTAAAGAAAATATTAAAAAAACTCTGGACGGCTTAAATACTCATAACGTAACCGATTTGGCTAAGCGCGGCGCCGCAGTCAGAAAATTAATCATCGCTACGGCTTTCCCCGAAGATTTAAGCCGAGATATTATTCTAGCTTATAAAAAATTATCCCAATTTTACAAAACCGCTAATTTGCATGTAGCGGTCCGCTCCAGCGCCACGGCCGAAGATTTGCCGGACGCGTCGTTCGCCGGCCAGCAGGAAACTTTTTTAAATATTTCCGGCGAAGCCGAACTGCTCTTAGCGGTTAAAAAATGCCTGGCTTCGCTCTTTACCAACCGCGCCATATCCTACAGAGTGGATAAAGGCTTTGACCATTTTAAAATCGCTTTATCCGTTGGCGTGCAAAAAATGATCCGTTCGGATTTAGCCGCCTCGGGCGTAACTTTTACTATTGATACCGAATCCGGCTTTAATAACGTAGTCTTAGTCAGTTCAATCTACGGCCTGGGCGAAAATATCGTGCAGGGCAAAGTTGATCCGGATGAATTTTATATTTTTAAACCCACTAAAACCATTATCTCCCGCTCCATCTCAACCAAAAAAATCAAAATGATTTATAACTCTAACCCTAAGCGCCCGGTTAAAGACGTTAAAGTTCCGGCCGACCGGCAACGCCAGCAATCAATTACCGACGCGCAGGTTCTGCAACTGGCCGATTGGGCTATGCGGATTGAAAAGCATTATGGCCGGCCCATGGACATAGAATGGGCTTTGGACGGCAAGGAAAACCAGCTATATATCATCCAGGCGCGCCCGGAAACTATCCATTCGGTCCGCGATTTAAGCGTGATTGAAGAATATGTTTTAGAAAAGAAAAGTAAAATATTATCTGCCGGTAAAAGCGTGGGCAACCGCATCGGCGCCGGCATCGCCAACCGGATTATGGATATCTCTTCTATCGCGAAATTCAAGCCGGGCGAAGTTCTGGTTACCGACATGACCGACCCGGATTGGGAGCCGATTATGAAAATCGCCTCGGCCATCGTTACGGATAAAGGCGGCCGCACCTGCCACGCGGCTATCGTCTCCCGCGAATTAGGCATTCCCTGCGTTGTCGGCACCGGCGACGTTTCTAGAAAAATTAAAACCGGGCAGGCCATAACCGTAAGTTGCGCCGAAGGCGATCTAGGCTTTGTTTATGACGGCAAACTGCCGTTCAAAATAAATAAAACCAGCATTAAAAATCTAGGCAAGCCGAAAACAAAAATCATGATGAATATCGGCTCGCCGGATATCGCTTTCTTATCATCATTTATTCCCAATGACGGCGTCGGGCTGGCGCGCGAAGAATTCATCGTCAACGACCAAATTAAAATTCATCCTTTAGCTTTGATAAATTACCCTAAGCTAAAAGATAAAAAGGCCAAAAAGAAAATTGACGAATTAACCGCCGGCTATGAAGATAAAAAACAGTATTATATTGATAAGCTGGCCCAGGGCATAGCCATGCTTACCGCCGCCTTTTACCCGAAAGATGTTATTATCCGCTTATCGGATTTTAAAACCAACGAATACGCTAATTTAATCGGCGGCGTCGAATATGAGCCGGTTGAAGCCAACCCGATGATCGGCTGGCGCGGCGCTTCGCGTTATTATGATCCGAAATATCAGCCGGCCTTCGTGCTGGAATGCCTGGCGCTTAAAAAAGTCCGCGATGAAATGGGATTAAAAAACTTAAAGGTTATGGTGCCTTTCTGCCGCACCGTTGAAGAAGGCAAAAAAGTTATTGAGATCATGGCGAAAAACGGCTTGAAACAGCATGTTGACGGCCTGGAAATTTACGTTATGGCCGAAATCCCGACTAACATTATTTTGGCCGAGCAATTCGCCGCTGTTTTTGACGGCTTTTCTATCGGTTCAAACGATCTGACCCAATTAACCCTGGGCATAGACCGCGACTCCGGCATTTTAAATGTCGCCGGTGCTTCCAATGAAAAAAACCAATCGGTTAAAGATTTAATAAAAAGTTTGATATCAGCCGCTAAAAAAACCAAAACCAAAGTCGGCATCTGCGGCCAAGCGCCTTCGGACTTTCCCGACTTCGCCCAATTCCTGGTTGAATGCGGCATAGACAGCATCTCGCTTAATCCGGACACAGTTATAAAAACCACTCTGGCCATATTAGAGACTGAAAAAAAACTTAACAAATAA
- the lgt gene encoding prolipoprotein diacylglyceryl transferase gives MFNFLHTFNPSPILATIGPINIYWYGLFIVCGILSSLAVCLYLAKLYNIKSDLILDLAFWLIIGGLAGARVYEIFLELPYYLANPLAMLKIWQGGLAIHGALIGGLVSLWLFVKKHSLDFWQLAGIISASLPLGQAIGRWGNYFNQELFGLPTNLPYGIPISPINRPWLYANYEYFHPTFLYESLGNLLIFLFLFTLHYLFIKKNKINNTFYFILFTLYLFLYSCLRFSLEFIRLDATPMIFGLRFPQLASLLVIILLILSSALIFWRKINHNKALE, from the coding sequence ATGTTCAATTTCCTCCATACTTTCAACCCCTCCCCCATCCTCGCCACTATCGGCCCGATTAATATTTATTGGTACGGCCTTTTTATTGTTTGCGGAATTTTATCTTCTCTGGCGGTTTGCCTTTACTTGGCGAAACTTTATAATATTAAAAGCGATCTTATATTGGATTTGGCCTTTTGGCTGATCATCGGCGGCCTGGCCGGCGCGCGCGTTTATGAAATATTTTTAGAATTGCCTTATTACCTGGCTAACCCTTTAGCCATGCTAAAAATCTGGCAGGGCGGGCTGGCTATCCATGGCGCCTTGATCGGCGGCCTGGTTTCTCTCTGGCTGTTCGTAAAAAAACATAGCCTTGATTTCTGGCAACTGGCCGGCATTATAAGCGCGAGCCTGCCCTTGGGTCAGGCCATCGGCCGCTGGGGCAATTATTTTAACCAAGAGCTTTTCGGCCTGCCGACTAATCTGCCTTATGGCATACCGATAAGCCCGATAAACCGGCCCTGGCTATACGCTAATTATGAATATTTTCACCCGACTTTTTTGTATGAAAGCCTCGGCAATCTCTTGATTTTTTTATTTTTATTTACTCTACATTACTTATTTATTAAAAAAAATAAAATTAATAATACTTTTTACTTTATACTTTTTACTTTATATCTGTTTCTTTATTCCTGCCTGCGCTTTAGCCTGGAATTCATCCGCCTGGACGCTACGCCGATGATTTTCGGCCTGCGTTTTCCACAGCTGGCCAGCCTGCTTGTTATAATCTTGCTTATTTTATCTTCCGCTCTGATTTTTTGGCGAAAGATAAACCATAATAAAGCCCTTGAATAA